From Nymphaea colorata isolate Beijing-Zhang1983 chromosome 6, ASM883128v2, whole genome shotgun sequence, a single genomic window includes:
- the LOC116255825 gene encoding 30S ribosomal protein 2, chloroplastic: protein MANLCPSSLSINPSLFSDRSSFRAQLDMFRFPSCGRVFYGGLSRSVNPARGMTLRVVAEAQQTLASPEAARRLYVGNIPRNVDNEELTRLFQEHGSVEKAEVMYDKYTGKSRRFAFLTMTSVEDANAAIENMDGKEIGGRQIKVNITEKPLQPIDLSNIQAEESSFIDSQYKVYVGNLAKTVTSDMLRDFFSEKGKVLSAKISRVPGTSKSSGFGFVSFSSEEEVEAAISSFHNTRFEGQQIRVNRA from the exons ATGGCGAACCTCTGCCCTTCTTCCCTGTCGATAAACCCTTCTCTCTTCTCTGACCGCTCTTCTTTTAGGGCCCAATTAGACATGTTCAGATTCCCCTCTTGCGGGAGGGTTTTCTATGGAGGTCTATCTCGTTCTGTCAACCCCGCAAGAGGAATGACCCTGAGGGTGGTTGCGGAGGCTCAGCAGACGTTGGCATCGCCTGAGGCTGCCAGGAGGCTCTACGTCGGCAACATTCCCAGGAATGTCGACAATGAAGAGCTCACTCGCTTGTTTCAGGAGCACGGCTCCGTTGAGAAGGCGGAG GTTATGTATGATAAATACACTGGAAAGAGTCGCCGTTTTGCATTCTTAACTATGACCTCAGTCGAGGATGCAAATGCAGCTATTGAGAATATGGATGGAAAG GAAATCGGGGGAAGACAAATCAAGGTGAACATCACTGAGAAGCCACTTCAGCCTATTGACCTGTCCAACATTCAGGCAGAAGAATCAAGTTTCATTGACAGCCAATATAAAGTTTATGTAGGCAATTTAGCGAAGACAGTGACATCAGATATGCTGAGAGATTTCTTTTCTGAGAAGGGAAAGGTTCTTAGTGCTAAGATTTCAAGAGTACCAGGTACTTCAAAGTCCAGCGGCTTtggttttgtttcattttcttctgaaGAAGAAGTGGAGGCTGctatttcttcctttcacaaTACT CGTTTTGAGGGGCAGCAGATTCGAGTCAACAGAGCCTAG